The segment AACAAGGTTCACAAGATCGATCTGTGTGAGGAGTGCGCCCAGGCCAAGGGCGTCACCGACCCCAGTGGATTCTCGCTGGCGGACTTGTTGCTCAAGGCCTCGCTCAATCCGGAGCCCGCGAGCCTCGGCACGGTGCGTTGCGAGCAGTGCGGATTCACGCCGAACGATTTTAAGAAGCTCGGCCGGTTCGGCTGCCCGGCGTGCTACCAGACCTTTACGGCGCTGATCGAGCCGATGCTCGACAGCATGCACAAGGGCACGGCGCACACCGGCAAAGTGCCGCAAAAGGCGCTCGCCCGCCGCAGCCT is part of the Opitutus terrae PB90-1 genome and harbors:
- a CDS encoding UvrB/UvrC motif-containing protein; translation: MPTPLKCDLCSKPATVHLTQIVNNKVHKIDLCEECAQAKGVTDPSGFSLADLLLKASLNPEPASLGTVRCEQCGFTPNDFKKLGRFGCPACYQTFTALIEPMLDSMHKGTAHTGKVPQKALARRSLHERLSQLETDLTAAIKSERYEDAARCRDEINQVKQLFSQQPSAR